In Garra rufa chromosome 15, GarRuf1.0, whole genome shotgun sequence, a single genomic region encodes these proteins:
- the unm_hu7912 gene encoding apical junction component 1 homolog, producing MKTEKLTEGGYNGGPFKMTRTDPPDILTSTLYQDIKISPNCGLSKCSGSSKQCDSQMVGPLDQNFETINKRHCRSFDFIESLDDPKDFPSSMEYPYRSDQQTVSKDAVWNGIGQQGHLRFSSPDLFNSRLSHQQISTDKNTETARTSVHGKPRSKSAQRVRATLTPVPITVSPPTTIRRRSPVDPQKRSESLPNRDPSHSNRALVNEVHPIKLQPHTPLYVSDCFEESRQEKQANTPHVRCRVDIKPDASVLQHTARKMPTHRSNVPWQLSSTSGIRNVSFPSQVSTSRTPTPSECYNMDYRQAYQYPNSLSGSYVQSGEIPFGRTSPRDPREYRTLSNPNIPTKFFYTDDPCRYPVHQPSRAYYQDDQYSINSSNSQNPSISSQYVLDPRTRWVHTLPVRSYYADSHREPLDPFYGRPYSVSEPGPYFISTPQSETYFQEDPRAYACPSESSKMFYTRPCHYPADLHIPMRGYHTEGRRRPRMSQVFSDDWNRSSIATYSSQYASSQTTPQRVPSMSPWYPNDFTEPSRLGADVRNYSKSWDNIIIPHMDREHGVSRGRSYENLLNHGRPGVTSNNTQQPVIVNLSSSPRRYAALSLSENCLEKCAGDRQNTARGQWFVTPEITITDNDIRAANNNKRDGGTSSWNTKNTGRCQTANLHNLQRQTNTPESAERKNNNYSLQQSLEQLDELLADLVIDYKPQNSRRPSKDLIDQLKQLIQDDDTKEGKRDIDQEDSGLLNTQTDSSKTSPDTFKDPDSGCEGFPRSVEDVSLNHIAEEDDTMVCSNRKCLRKDTTFNACLYFKSCHSCYTYYCSRNCRREDWETHKENCLYGRISSVCRHILKHCRENTDIHKAFSRIARVGYLSRGRGVLFLGFPNPGCADNFIQVGLDSLTISPTYLSLRELDSFKDNLGQYCKELQNAGKEYDPTECFLLNVSIAVGDLVPKIPSPKLQMPTVRKYAKVSLASSSPDKKIFKKECEMETLILTPPPGTSDIDKEGQEGRKAREICFINIQRELRTRGVFLRHEFPQIYNQLCEFVESNKRFTPTTIYPIDKRTGKQFMCMIMAASEPRMLDWVGAPHLLDDII from the exons ATGAAGACG GAGAAACTGACTGAGGGGGGATATAACGGGGGTCCATTTAAGATGACACGGACGGATCCCCCTGACATATTAACATCAACTTTATATCAAGACATAAAAATCAGCCCTAACTGTGGGCTCTCAAAGTGTTCTGGATCTTCTAAGCAATGTGATTCCCAAATGGTTGGCCCACTGGATCAAAACTTCGAAACCATTAACAAAAGACATTGTCGTAGCTTTGACTTCATTGAGTCACTGGATGACCCAAAGGACTTTCCCTCGTCCATGGAGTATCCCTACAGGTCTGATCAGCAAACAGTTAGCAAGGATGCAGTCTGGAATGGCATTGGACAGCAAGGACACTTACGCTTTTCCTCACCAGATCTGTTCAACTCAAGACTCTCCCATCAACAAATCAGCACAGACAAAAACACAGAGACAGCAAGGACTAGCGTTCATGGCAAGCCTCGCTCCAAAAGTGCTCAGAGAGTTCGAGCCACCCTGACACCTGTTCCCATCACAGTTTCTCCACCTACAACCATTAGGCGTCGATCTCCAGTGGACCCCCAAAAGAGATCTGAAAGTTTGCCAAATCGAGACCCCTCTCATTCTAACAGGGCTTTAGTTAATGAGGTTCATCCAATCAAGTTACAACCCCACACACCCCTCTATGTTTCTGATTGTTTTGAGGAGAGCAGACAAGAGAAACAAGCTAATACTCCCCACGTCAGATGCCGTGTTGATATTAAGCCAGACGCCTCAGTTCTCCAGCACACTGCACGGAAGATGCCTACTCACCGGAGTAATGTTCCCTGGCAGCTTTCCTCAACATCAGGGATCAGGAACGTCTCATTTCCAAGTCAGGTGTCCACCTCTAGAACGCCTACTCCTAGTGAGTGTTACAACATGGACTACAGGCAAGCATATCAATATCCCAACAGCTTGTCTGGGAGTTACGTTCAATCTGGAGAGATCCCTTTTGGACGGACTTCTCCTAGAGACCCAAGGGAGTACAGAACCTTGTCCAATCCCAACATCCCAACCAAGTTCTTCTACACAGACGATCCCTGCAGGTATCCAGTTCACCAACCGAGTCGGGCATATTATCAGGATGACCAGTACAGTATTAACAGCAGCAACAGCCAAAATCCATCCATTAGTAGTCAGTATGTACTCGACCCAAGGACTCGCTGGGTTCATACGTTGCCTGTGCGTTCATACTATGCAGATTCCCATCGCGAACCCTTGGATCCGTTCTACGGTAGACCATATTCAGTAAGTGAGCCAGGGCCATACTTCATATCCACCCCTCAGAGTGAAACATACTTTCAGGAGGATCCAAGAGCATATGCTTGTCCCTCTGAGTCCTCAAAGATGTTTTATACACGGCCTTGCCATTATCCAGCAGACTTACACATTCCTATGAGAGGATATCATACGGAGGGACGGCGGCGGCCACGTATGTCCCAGGTGTTTTCTGATGACTGGAACCGGTCAAGCATTGCTACATATTCCAGTCAGTATGCATCCTCACAGACCACTCCTCAACGAGTGCCATCGATGAGTCCTTGGTATCCCAATGACTTTACCGAGCCAAGTCGTTTAGGAGCAGATGTCCGGAACTATTCAAAATCCTGGGACAATATTATTATCCCTCATATGGACAGAGAACATGGTGTTTCACGAGGCAGGAGTTACGAGAACCTTCTCAATCACGGAAGGCCAGGAGTTACTTCGAATAACACTCAACAACCAGTTATTGTGAACCTTTCTAGTTCACCGAGAAGGTACGCTGCCCTGTCCCTCTCTGAAAATTGCTTAGAAAAGTGTGCCGGAGACAGACAAAACACTGCGAGGGGGCAATGGTTTGTAACCCCGGAGATTACAATTACTGACAACGACATTCGTGCAGCAAATAACAACAAGAGGGATGGAGGAACTAGCAGCTGGAATACCAAAAATACAGGGCGGTGTCAAACGGCAAACTTGCACAACTTACAAAGACAAACAAACACACCAGAATCCGCAGAGAGGAAGAACAATAATTACTCCCTGCAGCAAAGCCTCGAACAGCTTGATGAGCTGCTAGCCGACCTAGTCATTGATTACAAACCTCAAAATAGCAGAAGACCAAGTAAAGATCTGATAGACCAGCTCAAACAATTGATTCAAGATGACGACACCAAAGAAGGGAAGCGCGACATAGATCAAGAGGATTCAGGACTTTTGAACACTCAAACAGATTCTTCTAAGACCAGCCCAGACACATTTAAAGACCCAGACAGTGGTTGCGAGGGTTTTCCGAGGAGTGTTGAGGATGTCTCTTTGAACCATATTGCAGAGGAGGATGACACTATGGTGTGCTCCAACAGGAAGTGCTTACGCAAAGACACTACATTCAATGCCTGCTTGTACTTCAAGTCCTGCCACAGTTGTTACACCTACTACTGTTCTAGAAACTGTAGGCGAGAAGACTGGGAAACGCATAAGGAGAACTGTCTTTATGGACGCATTAGTAGTGTTTGCAGACACATACTAAAACACTGTCGAGAGAACACTGACATTCATAAAGCTTTCTCGCGAATTGCTAGGGTAGGGTATCTATCCCGTGGGAGAGGAGTTCTGTTCTTGGGTTTTCCGAACCCTGGGTGTGCAGATAACTTTATTCAAGTTGGGCTTGACAGCCTTACCATCTCTCCAACATATCTGTCCCTTCGAGAGTTGGACAGCTTCAAAGACAACCTTGGGCAATACTGCAAAGAGTTGCAGAATGCAGGCAAGGAATATGACCCCACTGAATGTTTCCTCTTGAATGTATCCATTGCTGTTGGAGACTTAGTGCCTAAAATTCCCTCACCCAAATTACAAATGCCAACAGTTCGCAAGTATGCCAAGGTCTCGTTGGCCTCCTCAAGCCCAGATAAGAAAATCTTTAAGAAAGAATGTGAAATGGAGACTTTGATTCTCACCCCACCCCCTGGGACATCCGACATCGACAAGGAGGGGCAAGAGGGCAGGAAAGCAAGAGAGATTTGTTTCATTAACATTCAGAGGGAGCTTCGTACCCGAGGTGTATTCCTCCGCCACGAGTTTCCACAAATATACAACCAGCTTTGTGAGTTTGTTGAGAGCAACAAAAGATTCACCCCCACCACCATCTATCCCATTGACAAGAGGACCGGAAAGCAGTTCATGTGTATGATCATGGCAGCGTCTGAACCAAGGATGCTCGATTGGGTTGGAGCACCACACCTTCTAGATGATATTATATAA